The following are encoded together in the Cicer arietinum cultivar CDC Frontier isolate Library 1 chromosome 2, Cicar.CDCFrontier_v2.0, whole genome shotgun sequence genome:
- the LOC101490593 gene encoding nicotinamide adenine dinucleotide transporter 1, chloroplastic-like — MSSNCQTSGSSHNIRGLISNAGAGAAAGAIAATFVCPLDVIKTRLQVHGLPPVQKGSVIVTSLQNIVRTEGFRGMYRGLSPTILALLPNWAVYFTCYEQLKGLLRSHDGCHELTTIGNIIAAAGAGAATSISTNPLWVVKTRLQTQGMRPDVVPYKSVLAALTRITHEEGLRGLYSGIVPSLAGVSHVAIQFPAYEKIKLYMAKKDNTTVDKLSPGNVAIASSISKVTASVMTYPHEVIRSRLQEQGQAKNSGVQYAGVIDCTKKVFQKEGIPGFYRGCATNLLRTTPSAVITFTSYEMIHRFLMRNIPQNKAYSQGSSKSNEPNKPNSETSDINTKNDGDRGQSPSQSNKIPLRNKEQLTRH, encoded by the exons ATGAGTAGCAATTGCCAAACTTCTGGTTCTAGTCACAATATCAGAGGTTTAATTTCCAACGCTGGTGCTGGTGCCGCTGCtg GGGCAATAGCTGCTACATTTGTGTGTCCATTGGATGTGATCAAGACAAGGTTACAAGTTCATGGCCTTCCACCTGTTCAGAAAG GTAGTGTTATTGTCACGAGCTTGCAGAATATAGTTAGGACTGAAGGCTTCAGGGGAATGTATCGTGGCCTTTCACCAACAATACTGGCATTACTTCCAAATTGGGCA GTTTACTTCACATGTTATGAGCAACTAAAGGGCTTGCTTCGTTCACATG ATGGTTGCCACGAACTCACGACTATTGGAAATATTATAGCTGCTGCTGGTGCTGGGGCAGCAACATCAATATCTACAAATCCATTGTGGGTTGTTAAGACAAGACTCCAA ACACAAGGAATGAGGCCTGATGTTGTTCCTTACAAGAGTGTTCTTGCCGCTTTGACAAGGATTACACACGAGGAAGGCCTAAGAGGACTATATAG TGGCATTGTGCCTTCATTAGCTGGTGTAAGTCATGTAGCAATTCAATTCCCAGCATATGAAAAGATAAAGTTATACATGGCAAAAAAAG ATAACACAACTGTCGACAAGTTAAGTCCTGGCAATGTTGCTATTGCGTCATCAATATCTAAAGTAACTGCCTCTGTAATGACTTATCCGCACGAG GTAATACGCTCCCGGCTACAAGAACAAGGTCAAGCAAAAAATAGTGGCGTTCAATATGCCGGTGTTATTGACTGTACTAAGAAGGTGTTTCAAAAGGAAGGCATTCCGGGTTTCTATCGCGGTTGTGCTACTAATCTATTAAGAACAACTCCGTCTGCTGTTATTACATTCACCAGTTATGAGATGATACACAGGTTTTTGATGCGTAATATACCACAGAACAAAGCGTATTCACAAGGCTCTTCTAAATCAAATGAACCTAACAAACCCAATTCAGAAACCAGTGACATTAACACTAAAAACGACGGCGATAGGGGCCAATCACCGTCTCAATCTAACAAGATTCCTCTCAGAAACAAAGAGCAGCTAACAAGACATTGA